A single genomic interval of Antarcticibacterium arcticum harbors:
- a CDS encoding glycosyltransferase — translation MPKKRILVAPLNWGLGHATRCIPVIYALLEENFEPVLASDGAALELLRKEFPYLEWHQLPAYNIRYSKNPAFFGLKLLQQTPHILQCIKEEKEITHQLVKSQNLAGIISDNRWGVRSGNVPSAFITHQIKVFSGITTSLSTYMQQRYIKKFDKCWVPDNAKKPNLSGSMGHAKEVSFPVKYLGVLSRFEKEVLDQLYDITVLLSGPEPQRGMLEAIMEKELKKLDLRVLIIRGVVEERSTREVRGNITRVNFLTTKELQKALNSSALVISRSGYTSLMDLAKLEKKVFFIPTPGQPEQLYLAKRMKSEGVADFCKQKDFDIKKLDGMQYFKNLGSFKFTRGLGGIFTLFQGE, via the coding sequence ATGCCCAAAAAAAGGATCTTAGTAGCGCCACTAAACTGGGGACTTGGCCATGCCACCAGATGCATCCCGGTTATATATGCCCTTTTAGAGGAAAATTTTGAACCGGTTTTAGCTTCCGATGGTGCTGCGCTGGAATTGCTGAGAAAGGAATTTCCTTATCTGGAATGGCACCAACTTCCAGCTTATAATATTAGGTATTCTAAAAATCCTGCTTTCTTCGGTTTAAAACTTCTTCAACAAACACCCCATATCCTGCAATGTATTAAAGAGGAAAAGGAAATAACTCACCAGCTTGTAAAATCTCAAAACCTGGCCGGGATAATTTCAGATAACCGATGGGGTGTGAGGTCCGGCAATGTACCTTCCGCATTTATAACCCATCAAATCAAGGTTTTTTCAGGTATTACTACCTCCCTAAGCACTTATATGCAGCAGCGGTATATTAAAAAATTCGATAAATGCTGGGTCCCGGATAATGCAAAAAAACCGAATTTGAGCGGCTCTATGGGGCATGCAAAAGAGGTTTCCTTTCCCGTAAAATATTTGGGAGTTTTAAGCCGGTTTGAAAAAGAAGTGTTAGACCAACTTTATGACATTACGGTTTTACTTTCCGGCCCTGAACCTCAACGCGGGATGCTTGAAGCTATCATGGAAAAAGAGTTAAAGAAATTGGATCTCCGGGTGCTTATTATAAGAGGTGTGGTAGAAGAGAGATCAACCCGGGAGGTACGGGGAAATATTACCAGGGTAAACTTTTTAACTACAAAAGAATTACAAAAAGCTCTCAACAGCAGCGCCCTTGTAATTTCCCGCTCCGGATACACCAGCCTTATGGACCTTGCAAAACTTGAAAAGAAAGTTTTTTTTATTCCTACCCCGGGTCAACCGGAACAACTATATCTGGCGAAAAGGATGAAAAGTGAGGGAGTCGCAGATTTTTGCAAACAAAAGGATTTTGATATAAAAAAGCTGGATGGCATGCAGTACTTTAAAAACCTAGGCAGTTTTAAGTTTACCCGGGGGCTTGGAGGTATTTTTACTCTTTTCCAGGGTGAATGA
- a CDS encoding LysE family translocator — translation MEETKLFLITYFAALLGVIPPGLVNMTVAKTCVDHGKKNGLYVAIGASIVVLFQALVAVLLAKYIFDHPFIRNILLRTGLVIFLLLAIFFYVKARRDPHIETHSKTPVNRSIFKGMFIAMLNVFPIPYFVAVGAAINVGGDLSYDWTLIITFILAASLGTFTTLYFYVLSFIKIEDKTEMFSKYSNYFMAALMFILVIITVIRIFYF, via the coding sequence TTGGAGGAAACAAAACTTTTCCTTATTACCTACTTTGCTGCTCTTTTGGGAGTAATTCCCCCGGGTCTGGTAAATATGACCGTGGCCAAAACCTGTGTAGATCACGGTAAAAAGAACGGTTTATATGTGGCCATAGGCGCATCAATTGTGGTGCTGTTCCAGGCTTTGGTGGCGGTTTTACTGGCAAAATATATTTTCGACCACCCTTTTATTCGAAATATACTTCTAAGAACCGGCCTGGTAATATTTCTCCTTCTGGCCATATTTTTTTATGTAAAAGCCCGAAGAGATCCTCATATTGAAACACATTCCAAAACTCCTGTAAACAGGAGCATTTTTAAAGGAATGTTCATCGCCATGCTTAATGTTTTTCCCATCCCGTATTTCGTTGCGGTGGGAGCAGCGATAAATGTGGGAGGAGATCTTTCTTATGACTGGACCCTGATAATTACATTTATTCTTGCGGCATCACTGGGTACTTTTACCACCCTTTATTTTTATGTGTTGTCCTTTATTAAAATTGAAGATAAAACCGAGATGTTCTCCAAATATTCCAATTACTTCATGGCAGCCCTAATGTTTATTTTGGTTATAATCACAGTCATTCGTATTTTCTATTTTTAG
- a CDS encoding sensor histidine kinase, giving the protein MSNFKRSYKFALKTSLFITIFLTLLVSVFLFFSFEFKLIPVLVFGAACFLFSFFIIQYRVEHFIYKRVKKIYDNVTLLDSSTLQPSQITTDMATLTREVEKFAEDKKLEIETLKVRETYRKEFMGNVSHELKTPLFTVQGYILTLLDGAMKDKAVRKKYLQRAARGVERLIYIVKDLDMITKLEAGDLHLNRENFNIIEVVQNSFDLLEMKAAKKDITLTFDLEYPQPIWVYGDRERIQQVITNLVVNSIKYGKKGGTTEISIENLIKNKVIVRVTDNGEGIEKVNIPRLFERFYRVDKSGSRKEGGSGLGLSIVKHIIEAHSEKIYVESVYGVGSEFSFTLEKSKNTSKPPGKLKTA; this is encoded by the coding sequence ATGTCAAATTTTAAAAGATCATATAAGTTTGCTTTAAAAACATCGCTTTTTATTACCATTTTTCTTACGCTCCTGGTGAGCGTTTTTTTATTTTTTAGTTTTGAATTTAAACTGATTCCTGTTCTGGTTTTTGGAGCTGCTTGTTTTCTCTTTTCTTTTTTCATAATCCAGTATCGGGTAGAGCATTTTATCTATAAACGCGTAAAGAAGATCTATGACAATGTAACTCTTCTTGATTCCAGCACACTACAGCCCAGCCAGATAACAACAGATATGGCCACGCTTACACGGGAAGTTGAAAAATTTGCCGAGGATAAAAAACTGGAAATTGAAACCCTGAAAGTAAGGGAAACCTACAGGAAGGAATTTATGGGAAATGTCTCCCATGAGCTTAAAACACCACTCTTTACCGTACAGGGTTATATCCTTACTCTTTTAGATGGCGCGATGAAGGATAAAGCGGTGCGAAAAAAATACCTTCAAAGAGCAGCCCGGGGGGTAGAACGTTTAATTTATATTGTAAAAGATTTGGATATGATCACCAAGCTGGAAGCAGGGGATCTTCATCTTAATCGGGAAAATTTCAATATTATTGAGGTAGTTCAAAATTCCTTCGACCTGCTGGAAATGAAAGCCGCCAAAAAGGATATTACCCTAACTTTTGATCTGGAATACCCACAGCCAATATGGGTGTATGGAGATAGAGAGCGAATTCAACAGGTCATTACCAATCTAGTAGTGAATTCCATAAAATATGGAAAAAAGGGAGGCACTACCGAAATTAGTATAGAAAACCTTATCAAAAATAAGGTAATAGTTAGGGTTACAGATAATGGAGAAGGGATTGAAAAAGTAAATATCCCCAGATTGTTCGAGCGGTTCTACCGGGTAGATAAGAGCGGTTCCCGTAAGGAAGGGGGATCTGGCCTGGGCCTTTCAATTGTAAAACATATTATAGAGGCGCATTCAGAAAAGATATATGTAGAGAGTGTTTACGGGGTAGGAAGTGAATTCTCATTCACCCTGGAAAAGAGTAAAAATACCTCCAAGCCCCCGGGTAAACTTAAAACTGCCTAG
- a CDS encoding MGMT family protein yields MNKENSFFDRVYEVVKLVPYGRVTSYGAIARYLGSAGSSRMVGWALNNSHKLEDIPAQRVVNRMGMLTGKHHFGGTNAMQQMLESEGVKVKDNQVVNFDKLYWDPALEL; encoded by the coding sequence ATGAATAAAGAAAACAGCTTTTTTGACAGGGTATACGAGGTGGTTAAACTGGTGCCATACGGGCGGGTAACTTCGTATGGAGCAATTGCCCGTTATCTGGGATCTGCCGGAAGTTCCAGGATGGTAGGTTGGGCACTTAATAATTCTCATAAACTGGAGGATATCCCAGCCCAACGGGTGGTGAACAGAATGGGCATGCTTACCGGAAAACACCATTTTGGTGGAACCAATGCTATGCAGCAAATGCTTGAAAGTGAAGGGGTAAAGGTCAAAGATAATCAGGTAGTAAACTTTGATAAATTATACTGGGACCCTGCCCTTGAACTTTAA
- the trmB gene encoding tRNA (guanosine(46)-N7)-methyltransferase TrmB: MGSKNKLRRFRENEGFSNVVQPSREELTDQEYPLKGSWGKDFFKNEKPIVLELGCGKGEYSVALAQANPDKNFIGIDIKGARFWRGAKTALEEGLGNVGFIRTQIELIDRLFEDGEVEEIWITFPDPQIKYKRTKHRLTNAEFLQKYKKILKPEGVVNLKTDSEFMHGYTLGLLHGEGHEVLHANHNVYKNEYSPKEVTGIQTFYEKQYLEQGKPITYIQFKIK, from the coding sequence GTGGGTAGTAAGAATAAATTGAGAAGATTTAGGGAGAATGAGGGGTTTTCTAATGTAGTGCAGCCTTCAAGGGAGGAACTTACAGATCAGGAATACCCGTTAAAAGGGAGCTGGGGCAAGGATTTTTTCAAAAATGAAAAACCAATTGTCCTGGAACTTGGTTGTGGAAAAGGTGAATATAGTGTGGCCCTGGCGCAGGCAAATCCAGATAAGAATTTTATAGGAATTGATATAAAAGGAGCCAGATTCTGGAGGGGAGCAAAGACCGCATTGGAGGAGGGACTTGGTAATGTTGGATTTATAAGGACTCAGATAGAACTAATAGACCGGCTTTTTGAAGATGGGGAAGTGGAAGAGATCTGGATCACTTTTCCAGATCCTCAAATAAAATATAAGCGCACTAAACATAGATTAACCAATGCCGAATTTCTTCAGAAATATAAAAAAATCCTAAAACCGGAGGGAGTAGTTAATTTAAAAACCGATAGTGAATTTATGCACGGTTATACCCTAGGCTTGCTACACGGTGAAGGTCACGAGGTTTTACATGCCAACCATAACGTGTATAAAAACGAATATTCTCCAAAAGAAGTCACAGGTATACAAACTTTCTATGAAAAACAGTACCTTGAACAAGGAAAACCCATTACCTATATCCAGTTTAAGATAAAATAG
- a CDS encoding TonB-dependent receptor: protein MKQIFLTAALLFHSFLFAQDENLGSIGGKLTDKEMNSEPLPFANIIIKGTSVGTMSDYDGLFVLENLKPGTYTLNLSFIGYETLEIPNVNVIAGKVTEINAELGSSAAALDEVIISTVSRRDSEVALLLEQKKAISIMQSIGAEELARKAVSTVEQGLSKVSGITTVQDRGIFVRGLDDRYNFLMVNGLPIASSDPDFKIIPLGYISTNIVSSVDVFKTFNPSLYQDFAGASFAVNTKSSPANSVTTVNIGMNYNTNSRFKDFKRDNSGDLEFLGYTGGGRALPSIIQQGQLGFTASPRESASLFDASWTPSTSKAPIDLQFGFTHGQRIFSNEKANMGYFLGINYRNSYQTRNGVERTLNSEGSAGQDFRTVTFDFSTQKSALFSLNYNKFNKLDLTFNTIFLQNTSNFIREAAGRNDGFTQLNNRDFFIRDTKYTENDLLSLQLLGDYSWAEKKHQIHFGTSGSIGNNNVPNRRVLRAAGVGENAEYITTNGINPFRFYQTLENINFNSRIEYELGFNANDEAGFDSKIKIGYNFDAIEYNFVTRSITAQANGINLPALNTNDPESFFRQGFNEGFLNYSSTFDPTATSKITQFINAGYLHFNHQWERLLVDVGVRAEFAPREITYRKPLDRPETPFSKLKYDPLDISPSLNIKYNLTESSNLRLAGSVTTTRPRLREILPTVYQDGDGNQIIGNPELLNSRNYNMDLKYEIFPDNSQLFAFTVFGKYLENPIERLARATSVGYRTYFDNFDEAFLYGVELEAKMNLGNILKKEALEKISLGFNGILMSSNANANEGDPKFSSVTNKNRQLQGASNWGLNADLGYRVYKMNDAESNINLIFNTFSKRIYAVGVEGADEIYEKPINQLDLSWNTVLNKNWEIRLTARNILNERTLFTQDPTQEIRFPDAFSNVIENFDLGTTFGANLTYKF from the coding sequence ATGAAACAAATATTTCTGACAGCAGCACTTTTATTTCACAGTTTTTTATTTGCACAGGATGAGAATTTAGGTTCCATAGGTGGAAAATTAACAGATAAGGAAATGAACAGTGAACCGCTTCCTTTTGCTAACATAATTATTAAAGGAACTTCTGTAGGTACCATGTCTGACTATGATGGCCTTTTTGTCCTGGAAAACCTGAAACCCGGCACCTATACGCTTAACCTTAGTTTTATAGGGTATGAAACCCTGGAGATTCCAAATGTAAATGTAATAGCAGGAAAAGTTACAGAGATCAATGCGGAACTCGGGTCCAGCGCTGCGGCCCTGGATGAAGTGATTATTTCTACAGTTTCCCGGAGGGATTCTGAAGTCGCCCTATTACTGGAGCAGAAGAAAGCAATATCTATCATGCAGTCTATAGGAGCGGAGGAACTTGCCCGGAAGGCAGTGAGTACCGTTGAACAGGGATTATCAAAGGTGTCCGGAATTACCACCGTACAGGACCGGGGAATCTTTGTAAGGGGCCTGGATGACAGGTATAACTTTCTTATGGTAAATGGCCTGCCCATAGCTTCATCAGATCCCGATTTCAAGATCATACCCCTTGGTTATATTTCTACCAACATTGTAAGCTCTGTAGATGTTTTCAAAACTTTCAATCCTTCCCTTTATCAGGATTTTGCGGGAGCTTCCTTTGCGGTGAACACCAAATCTTCTCCGGCAAATTCGGTTACCACCGTGAATATAGGAATGAATTACAACACCAATTCCAGGTTTAAAGATTTTAAAAGGGATAATAGCGGAGACCTGGAATTCCTTGGGTATACCGGAGGCGGGCGAGCCCTTCCCTCCATTATTCAGCAAGGCCAATTAGGTTTTACCGCATCTCCCCGGGAATCGGCCAGTTTGTTTGATGCCTCCTGGACTCCTTCTACCAGTAAGGCTCCAATAGACTTACAATTTGGATTTACCCATGGCCAAAGAATTTTCAGCAATGAAAAAGCAAACATGGGCTATTTTCTTGGTATTAATTACCGTAACTCCTATCAAACCCGAAATGGAGTAGAACGAACATTAAATTCTGAAGGCTCTGCCGGGCAGGATTTCAGGACGGTGACCTTTGACTTTTCCACACAGAAATCGGCCCTGTTCTCTTTAAATTATAACAAGTTCAATAAGCTTGACCTAACCTTTAATACCATATTCCTTCAAAATACTTCCAATTTTATAAGGGAAGCAGCGGGACGAAATGACGGATTCACGCAGTTGAATAACAGGGATTTCTTTATAAGAGACACAAAATACACAGAAAATGATCTTCTTTCCCTGCAGTTGCTGGGAGATTATTCCTGGGCAGAAAAAAAGCACCAGATCCATTTTGGGACTTCGGGCAGCATTGGGAATAATAATGTGCCGAACCGCCGGGTGCTGCGTGCAGCAGGAGTGGGTGAAAATGCAGAATATATTACCACAAACGGGATAAATCCTTTCAGGTTTTACCAAACTTTGGAAAATATAAACTTTAATTCCCGTATAGAATATGAACTTGGTTTCAATGCCAATGATGAAGCAGGATTTGATTCAAAAATTAAAATTGGGTATAATTTCGATGCCATAGAATATAATTTTGTAACCCGCTCAATTACAGCACAGGCAAACGGTATAAACCTTCCGGCATTGAACACCAATGATCCCGAAAGTTTCTTCAGGCAGGGTTTTAATGAAGGGTTTTTAAATTACAGCAGCACCTTTGACCCAACTGCAACAAGTAAGATCACCCAATTTATCAATGCCGGATACCTTCATTTTAATCATCAATGGGAAAGATTGCTGGTAGATGTGGGTGTAAGAGCAGAATTTGCCCCCCGCGAGATTACTTACCGAAAACCCCTGGACAGGCCGGAAACCCCCTTTAGCAAATTAAAGTATGATCCCCTGGATATTAGTCCTTCCCTAAATATTAAATACAATTTAACCGAAAGTTCCAATTTAAGATTAGCCGGATCTGTTACTACCACCCGTCCAAGATTACGGGAAATACTCCCCACCGTTTATCAGGATGGCGATGGTAACCAGATAATTGGTAATCCTGAACTTTTGAATTCCCGCAATTATAATATGGATCTTAAATATGAGATTTTTCCAGACAATTCACAGCTTTTTGCATTTACTGTCTTCGGAAAATACCTTGAAAACCCCATCGAACGATTGGCAAGAGCTACATCTGTAGGGTACAGAACCTATTTTGACAATTTTGATGAAGCATTCTTATATGGTGTGGAGCTGGAAGCCAAAATGAATCTGGGTAATATTTTAAAAAAGGAAGCACTGGAAAAGATAAGCCTTGGATTTAATGGAATCCTTATGAGCTCTAATGCAAATGCAAATGAAGGAGACCCAAAATTTTCTTCAGTAACAAATAAAAACAGGCAACTGCAGGGAGCTTCCAATTGGGGTCTAAATGCAGATCTGGGATACAGGGTTTATAAGATGAATGATGCAGAATCCAACATCAACCTCATCTTTAATACATTCTCCAAACGCATTTATGCCGTTGGGGTTGAAGGGGCAGATGAGATCTATGAAAAACCCATAAACCAGCTGGACCTTTCCTGGAATACCGTACTTAATAAGAACTGGGAAATACGCCTAACTGCACGAAATATTTTAAATGAACGCACTTTGTTCACGCAGGACCCAACACAGGAGATTCGTTTTCCAGATGCCTTTAGCAATGTGATAGAAAACTTTGATCTGGGAACCACCTTTGGAGCAAACCTAACCTATAAATTTTAA
- a CDS encoding response regulator transcription factor, whose protein sequence is MKKKDILILLVDDEPDILEIVGYNLSAEGYRVITAENGAQAVALAKKKKPQLIILDVMMPEMDGIEACEQIRKIPELSETVITFLTARGEDYSQMAGFDAGADDYITKPIKPKVLVSKVKALLRRFKDNGEATNIVTVGDLVINRDEYKIIKDEQEIILPRKEFELLSLLASIPGKVFKREEILDRVWGNEVVVGGRTIDVHIRKLREKIGDDSFKTVKGVGYKFVL, encoded by the coding sequence ATGAAGAAGAAAGACATTCTAATCCTGTTGGTAGACGATGAGCCGGATATCCTTGAAATTGTTGGATACAATCTCTCTGCGGAAGGTTACCGGGTAATTACTGCTGAAAATGGTGCCCAGGCAGTAGCATTGGCTAAAAAGAAAAAGCCACAACTTATTATCCTGGATGTTATGATGCCTGAAATGGATGGTATTGAAGCCTGTGAGCAAATAAGGAAAATACCAGAATTAAGCGAAACCGTGATTACTTTTTTAACCGCTCGTGGGGAAGATTATTCACAAATGGCAGGTTTTGATGCCGGGGCCGATGATTATATAACCAAACCCATAAAACCAAAGGTTCTGGTAAGTAAAGTAAAGGCACTGCTGCGTCGCTTCAAAGATAATGGAGAAGCCACCAATATAGTCACGGTGGGAGATTTGGTTATTAATCGTGATGAGTATAAAATAATTAAGGATGAGCAGGAAATCATTCTTCCAAGGAAAGAATTCGAGTTGCTTTCATTGCTGGCGTCAATCCCGGGAAAAGTATTTAAAAGAGAAGAGATCCTGGACAGGGTTTGGGGTAATGAGGTGGTTGTTGGCGGAAGAACAATAGATGTGCACATTAGAAAACTGCGTGAAAAAATTGGAGATGATAGCTTTAAAACGGTAAAAGGTGTTGGATATAAGTTCGTTCTTTAA